One window from the genome of Spiractinospora alimapuensis encodes:
- a CDS encoding GNAT family N-acetyltransferase translates to MITFRSLTEADFSLLREWLAQPRVARWWNHEYTPEAVARDFGPSVRGEEAGENLVAVEDGRSIGLVQRHRLADYPQYVDEFASVLTVPDGAVSIDYLLGPPELLGMGLGPRMIHAVVLRTWADMPDATCVLVPVAAGNRASWRALEKAGFHYVGSGPMEPDNPADDPLHHVYRVDRP, encoded by the coding sequence ATGATCACGTTTCGTTCCCTCACCGAGGCGGACTTCTCCCTGCTCCGGGAGTGGCTCGCCCAGCCCCGGGTCGCGCGGTGGTGGAATCACGAGTACACGCCGGAGGCGGTGGCGCGGGACTTCGGGCCCTCGGTGCGTGGCGAGGAAGCGGGGGAGAACCTGGTCGCCGTCGAGGACGGTCGGTCGATCGGGCTCGTGCAACGACACCGGTTGGCGGACTATCCACAGTATGTGGACGAGTTCGCGAGCGTGCTGACCGTCCCGGACGGTGCGGTGTCCATCGACTATCTGCTCGGCCCGCCTGAGCTCCTGGGGATGGGGCTCGGGCCCCGGATGATCCACGCCGTCGTGCTGCGCACCTGGGCCGACATGCCGGACGCGACGTGTGTGCTCGTCCCGGTGGCGGCGGGAAACCGTGCCTCCTGGCGCGCGTTGGAGAAGGCCGGGTTCCACTATGTCGGCAGCGGCCCGATGGAGCCGGACAACCCAGCCGACGACCCGCTACACCACGTGTATCGGGTCGACCGTCCCTGA
- a CDS encoding LysR family transcriptional regulator has product MELSLHRLRMLYEFSRCGTVTETATILHYTPSAVSQQLAVLEREVGLELLEQVGRRLRLTEVGRVLATHAGEVLAAERRARIAVEQAQKTLQAELTVGVLATLASSLVPPALARLAERHPGIRVKTREVPPEQMQTAVREGELDLAFVLDYPDAPTAWDASVVSTPICVEQLRLVTPPGALDSAEPVDLAEFADFSWVASEANTQFGHALRMVCQRAGFVPHIAHQVDEQATAMAMVAAGLGVTLVADLGLSLRPAAVDIVPLRDPMTRRVLVVRRQATGDRPSECAFVRATLDAAADFGLTPDTDAAATSWTPPPAERFGPGTTSGSGTVDPIHVV; this is encoded by the coding sequence ATGGAACTCTCCTTACACCGCCTGCGGATGCTGTACGAGTTCTCCCGGTGCGGCACGGTCACCGAGACGGCGACGATCCTGCACTACACACCGTCCGCGGTGTCCCAGCAGTTGGCGGTTCTGGAGCGCGAGGTCGGTCTGGAACTCCTGGAACAGGTGGGACGACGGCTGCGCCTCACCGAGGTCGGCCGGGTGCTCGCCACGCACGCCGGTGAGGTCCTGGCCGCCGAACGGCGCGCGCGGATCGCGGTCGAGCAGGCACAGAAGACGCTGCAGGCCGAGCTCACCGTCGGCGTTCTCGCGACCCTGGCCAGCTCCCTGGTGCCACCCGCCCTCGCCCGGCTCGCCGAGCGTCACCCGGGGATCCGGGTGAAGACGCGGGAGGTGCCGCCGGAGCAGATGCAGACCGCGGTCCGGGAGGGAGAGCTGGACCTCGCGTTCGTCCTGGACTACCCGGACGCCCCGACCGCGTGGGACGCGAGCGTCGTCTCCACCCCGATCTGTGTGGAACAACTGCGCCTGGTGACCCCGCCCGGCGCCCTGGACAGCGCCGAGCCGGTTGACCTCGCGGAGTTCGCGGACTTCTCCTGGGTGGCCTCCGAGGCCAACACCCAGTTCGGACACGCGCTGCGCATGGTGTGCCAACGCGCCGGCTTCGTCCCCCACATCGCGCACCAGGTGGACGAGCAGGCCACCGCCATGGCGATGGTGGCCGCCGGCCTGGGCGTCACCCTGGTCGCGGACCTGGGGCTGTCGCTGCGGCCGGCGGCGGTGGACATCGTCCCCCTGCGCGATCCGATGACCCGTCGGGTGCTCGTGGTGCGCCGGCAGGCCACCGGGGACCGCCCCTCCGAGTGCGCGTTCGTCCGGGCGACGTTGGACGCCGCCGCCGACTTCGGGCTCACCCCCGACACCGACGCGGCGGCGACGAGCTGGACGCCGCCACCGGCGGAGCGCTTCGGCCCGGGGACCACGAGCGGCTCAGGGACGGTCGACCCGATACACGTGGTGTAG
- a CDS encoding M24 family metallopeptidase, with the protein MVETEGPSFGNDTYRARQRDIRERMARLGVDAMLVFRPSSVEYLCGYHTMETAPQPLLVTESTSYLYVPDLEVGRALATSRVDNIRYCGYADGLSGLDGYLSHAVGLLPAGARVGVEFGHASTPPQAVEILRAREITVVDGDYLVERARLVLSEEEIRCVEQAGLVADAGTKAAVAEAGRDGATDSSVCAAIAEALYRDADSSSVWGPVAATGPRGGIPHATWVNRPVADGTTFVEYAGTHKRYHAPLMRTLLRGPLDPADAALAQLSRDTVQAVLETAKPGVLASEVAARATEAISPLPDDVMFHFMFGYPVGLAHKPHWMDGVPFYLSKDNHEPLQAGMAFHIPGSFRSFGRAGVGLSQTFVIEDGGARVVTHGAADLIEVG; encoded by the coding sequence GTGGTGGAAACCGAAGGGCCGTCGTTCGGTAATGACACCTACCGCGCCCGTCAGCGGGATATCCGCGAGCGCATGGCGCGGCTCGGTGTGGACGCGATGCTCGTTTTCCGGCCGTCCAGCGTCGAGTATCTGTGCGGATACCACACGATGGAGACCGCGCCCCAGCCGCTGCTGGTCACCGAGTCCACCAGCTACCTCTATGTCCCCGACCTCGAGGTCGGCCGTGCCCTGGCGACGTCCCGCGTCGACAACATCCGGTACTGCGGCTACGCCGACGGGTTGAGCGGTCTGGACGGCTACCTGAGCCACGCGGTCGGCCTGCTGCCCGCGGGGGCTCGGGTCGGTGTGGAGTTCGGACACGCCTCCACCCCTCCACAGGCTGTGGAGATCCTCCGCGCCCGCGAGATCACCGTCGTCGACGGCGACTACCTCGTGGAGCGGGCCCGACTGGTGCTGTCGGAGGAGGAGATCCGCTGCGTGGAGCAGGCGGGCCTCGTCGCCGACGCCGGCACGAAGGCCGCGGTCGCCGAGGCGGGCCGCGACGGCGCCACGGACTCCTCCGTCTGCGCCGCCATCGCCGAGGCCCTCTACCGCGACGCGGATTCGTCGTCGGTGTGGGGACCGGTCGCCGCGACCGGACCGCGCGGAGGCATCCCGCACGCCACCTGGGTGAACCGGCCCGTCGCCGACGGGACGACCTTCGTGGAGTACGCCGGCACCCACAAGCGCTACCACGCACCCCTGATGCGCACCCTGCTGCGCGGCCCGCTGGACCCGGCGGACGCCGCCCTGGCCCAGTTGTCGCGGGACACGGTGCAGGCGGTGCTGGAGACCGCGAAGCCGGGCGTCCTCGCCTCGGAGGTCGCGGCGCGCGCCACCGAGGCGATCAGCCCTCTGCCCGACGACGTCATGTTCCACTTCATGTTCGGCTACCCGGTCGGGCTCGCCCACAAGCCGCACTGGATGGACGGGGTCCCCTTCTACCTGTCCAAGGACAACCACGAGCCCCTCCAGGCGGGTATGGCGTTCCACATCCCCGGTTCCTTCCGGTCCTTCGGCCGCGCCGGTGTTGGCCTCAGCCAGACCTTCGTGATCGAGGACGGCGGGGCGCGTGTGGTCACCCACGGGGCGGCGGATCTCATCGAGGTCGGGTGA
- a CDS encoding MFS transporter yields MTRTPEASPDDLSPQHITPAMRRRAVTAAMIGNATEWYDYAIYGYMAVVLGAVFFPQADPVTSLLYSFATFAVAFVIRPVGALVLGPLNDKIGRKRTLTITIFVMAGATFAIGLLPGYDTIGVLAPIALVTARLVQGFAVGGEYSGASTFAVEYAPDERRGFWASWLEFGAIAGFLLASGITTLLTYTLSEADLHTWGWRIPFLVALPLGTVGLYLRFRLMDTPNFRAIDENEAKASAPVRETLSAQWRRVLICGGIMIYSSIGTYTLLTYMPSYFSEELRLPAGTAHLLVFVAGGVLTFGIPFAGRLSDRLGRRPLLLTAAVAYIVLAYPAFLLIGQGTWQFVLVGILILAVCQIPILGTTTATLPALFPARVRGTGVAIGYNISFAIFGGTAPFVVTYIVDATGNLQVPALYLIGAALVALVPVIAMPESARRPLD; encoded by the coding sequence GTGACACGTACCCCGGAGGCGTCCCCGGACGACCTCTCCCCCCAGCACATCACGCCCGCCATGCGGCGCCGAGCGGTCACGGCCGCGATGATCGGCAACGCGACGGAGTGGTATGACTACGCCATCTACGGCTACATGGCGGTCGTGCTGGGGGCTGTCTTCTTTCCTCAGGCCGATCCCGTCACGTCGTTGCTCTACTCCTTCGCCACCTTCGCCGTCGCGTTCGTCATTCGCCCGGTCGGCGCACTGGTGTTGGGGCCGCTCAACGACAAGATCGGCCGGAAGCGCACCCTGACCATCACGATCTTCGTGATGGCGGGTGCGACCTTCGCCATCGGTCTCCTGCCGGGCTACGACACCATCGGGGTGTTGGCGCCGATCGCGCTGGTGACGGCCCGCCTCGTCCAAGGGTTCGCGGTGGGTGGAGAGTACAGCGGGGCCTCGACGTTCGCCGTCGAGTACGCGCCCGACGAGCGGAGGGGATTCTGGGCGAGCTGGCTCGAGTTCGGCGCGATCGCCGGGTTCCTGCTGGCGTCGGGAATCACGACGCTGCTCACCTACACGCTGAGCGAGGCCGACCTCCATACCTGGGGATGGCGGATCCCCTTCCTGGTCGCGTTGCCCCTCGGCACGGTCGGCCTGTACCTGCGGTTCCGGCTGATGGACACCCCGAACTTCCGTGCCATCGACGAGAACGAGGCCAAGGCGAGCGCCCCCGTGCGGGAAACCCTGAGCGCCCAGTGGCGCCGGGTGCTGATCTGCGGCGGGATCATGATCTACTCCAGCATCGGCACCTACACGCTCCTCACCTACATGCCGAGCTACTTCTCCGAGGAGCTGCGCCTCCCGGCGGGAACCGCCCACCTGCTCGTGTTCGTCGCCGGCGGCGTGCTCACCTTTGGCATCCCCTTCGCGGGCCGGTTGTCGGACCGTCTCGGCCGTCGGCCCCTGCTCCTGACGGCGGCCGTCGCCTACATCGTGCTCGCCTACCCGGCGTTCCTGCTGATCGGACAGGGCACCTGGCAGTTCGTCCTGGTCGGGATCCTCATCCTCGCCGTGTGCCAGATCCCGATCCTCGGCACCACGACCGCCACGCTTCCCGCCCTCTTCCCGGCCCGGGTCCGGGGGACGGGCGTCGCGATCGGATACAACATCTCCTTCGCGATCTTCGGCGGCACCGCGCCGTTCGTCGTCACCTACATCGTCGACGCGACGGGAAACCTGCAGGTTCCGGCGCTCTATCTGATCGGGGCGGCGCTCGTCGCCCTCGTTCCTGTCATCGCGATGCCGGAGTCCGCGCGTCGCCCGTTGGACTAA
- a CDS encoding NAD(P)/FAD-dependent oxidoreductase, with amino-acid sequence MVESSSRPQKVTVVGAGTVGLSAAWYLQEHGVDVTVVDSTGVAAGASWGNAGLLTTAFTVPMPSPGQLKAGPQALLDPTSAVTIPLRADRELWSFLMDFTKHSMPRRWRRAMSIFQEANRSSLETYDELVDGGVDLPMQQGVPLLAACGDRSGLRHLVDELEMVRGVGCEVKYDLVSGEELRSLEPMLSADVRMGALVHGQRFVHPPKLAQTLADAVRSRGGTVTEGFTVADVRDHVDGVDVVADNGEELRSDAVVLATGTWLPKLAKRFGVRVPMRPGRGYSFSVKPQSMPTHPVYLPAEHLACNALGDRFRVTGAMEFQRADAPFNPRRIHRMINAARPMFSGIDWNARFDEWVGSRPLTSDGLPLVGQTTSSRVHVSGGHGMWGIVFGPLTGKMLAESMVTGRRSSLMRFFDPLR; translated from the coding sequence GTGGTGGAAAGCAGTTCCCGTCCGCAGAAGGTAACCGTGGTCGGTGCCGGTACCGTTGGCCTGTCCGCCGCGTGGTACCTCCAGGAACACGGGGTCGACGTCACCGTCGTCGACTCCACCGGGGTCGCCGCCGGTGCGTCCTGGGGGAACGCCGGGCTGCTGACCACAGCGTTCACCGTTCCCATGCCGTCGCCGGGCCAGTTGAAGGCCGGCCCGCAGGCGTTGCTGGATCCGACGTCGGCGGTGACCATCCCCCTGCGCGCCGACCGTGAGCTGTGGTCCTTCCTCATGGACTTCACCAAGCACAGCATGCCGCGCCGGTGGCGCCGCGCCATGTCGATCTTCCAGGAGGCGAACCGGAGCAGCCTGGAGACCTACGACGAGCTCGTCGACGGCGGCGTGGACCTGCCCATGCAGCAGGGTGTGCCCCTGCTCGCGGCGTGCGGGGACCGCTCCGGTCTGCGGCACCTGGTCGACGAGCTGGAGATGGTGCGAGGGGTCGGCTGTGAGGTCAAGTACGACCTCGTCAGCGGTGAGGAGCTCCGTTCCCTGGAGCCCATGCTGAGCGCGGACGTGCGGATGGGGGCCCTCGTGCACGGGCAGCGCTTCGTGCACCCGCCCAAGCTGGCCCAGACGCTCGCGGACGCGGTGCGCTCGCGCGGTGGCACGGTCACCGAAGGGTTCACCGTCGCCGATGTCCGCGACCACGTGGACGGGGTCGACGTGGTCGCGGACAACGGTGAGGAGCTGCGTTCCGACGCGGTCGTCCTCGCGACCGGGACGTGGCTCCCGAAGCTGGCCAAGCGGTTCGGCGTTCGGGTGCCCATGCGCCCCGGGCGCGGCTACAGCTTCAGCGTGAAGCCGCAGTCCATGCCCACCCACCCCGTCTATCTGCCGGCCGAGCACCTGGCCTGCAACGCGTTGGGGGACCGGTTCCGCGTCACCGGCGCGATGGAGTTCCAGCGCGCCGACGCACCGTTCAACCCCCGCCGCATCCACCGCATGATCAACGCCGCCCGACCGATGTTCTCCGGCATCGACTGGAACGCCCGGTTCGACGAGTGGGTTGGGTCGCGCCCGCTCACCTCCGACGGGCTGCCGCTGGTCGGGCAGACCACGTCCTCGCGGGTCCACGTCTCCGGAGGGCACGGGATGTGGGGCATCGTGTTCGGCCCGCTCACCGGAAAGATGCTCGCCGAGTCCATGGTCACCGGTCGGCGCTCGTCCCTGATGCGTTTCTTCGATCCGCTGCGGTAG